A genomic segment from Nicotiana tabacum cultivar K326 chromosome 7, ASM71507v2, whole genome shotgun sequence encodes:
- the LOC142162265 gene encoding uncharacterized protein LOC142162265 — protein sequence MWALKRLNLDWGEAANLRLTQLNEMEEFRFHAYETAAVYKERMKFVHDKKILKRDFKLGDLVLLFNSRLKLFLGKLKSKWSGPFKVVNVSPFGVVELESEDGLRTFKVNGQRVKHYLGTDGKKYLVVQLALKDGPSLTNE from the coding sequence atgtgggctctgAAGAGGTTGAACTTGGACTGGGGTGAAGCTGCAAATTTGAGGTTAACTCAACTCAATGAAATGGAGGAATTCCGTTTCCATGCATATGAAACTGCAGCTGTGTATAAAGAAAGGATGAAGTTTGTCCATGACAAAAAGATCTTGAAGAGGGATTTTAAGTTGGGTGACTTGGTTTTACTCTTTAACTCAAGGCTCAAATTGTTTCTGGGCAAGCTCAAATCGAAATGGTCCGGTCCGTTCAAGGTGGTCAATGTCTCTCCTTTTGGAGTTGTGGAACTAGAATCGGAGGATGGGCTCCGAACCTTCAAAGTGAATGGCCAgcgggtcaagcactacttgggcacagatggaaaaaaatatttggtggtgCAGTTGGCTCTAAAAGATGGTCCGAGCCTGACCAATGAGTGA